In the genome of Synergistes jonesii, one region contains:
- a CDS encoding MFS transporter, with the protein MVVYISYALLISAYFLCCLIGTSGVVVLPVLSSAMGLSPAIVGLVSGMYFYGYTITQPFCGKMCDSKGPLFMESCGIIIFAFGLALFAAADNVLMLCTARFLLGVGAGPTFCSLMVFQAKALPRHLFSKFMGLTIMLGNLGGVVSVAPLGFAIDKLGYRNVHYLLGAVSSVLFVLLLSMLRRLPFEKDETAASGKDDVLRGFGIMLGSRQLTVIVFVWLIVMVLQMNLIGLWGVEWLRKTCLLSENLARACMSMGGIGVLAGALAVGIAGNLFSKSIIFLRGFYMLLIASLALLILSVSRSCQWQLLAGITFIIGMTLGIINVLCNVFLYKIVGAGVVGTVTGACNLVLFLSVLLSQWFSGAFIQKWDAAAFLSDFSSISAFFVLIVLLASAVLFLFLCTDYKDV; encoded by the coding sequence ATGGTCGTATATATATCATATGCGCTGTTGATTTCAGCATATTTTTTATGTTGCCTGATAGGGACGTCCGGTGTGGTGGTTCTTCCGGTCCTTTCTTCCGCTATGGGGCTCTCCCCTGCCATAGTGGGACTTGTTTCCGGGATGTACTTTTACGGTTATACGATAACTCAGCCGTTTTGCGGAAAGATGTGCGACAGCAAGGGGCCGCTTTTCATGGAAAGCTGCGGCATCATAATCTTCGCTTTCGGGCTTGCGCTCTTTGCCGCGGCCGATAATGTTCTCATGCTCTGCACCGCGCGCTTTTTACTCGGAGTGGGGGCCGGCCCGACATTTTGCAGTCTGATGGTTTTCCAGGCGAAGGCTTTGCCCCGGCATCTGTTTTCGAAGTTTATGGGGTTGACGATAATGCTTGGGAATTTAGGCGGAGTAGTGTCAGTCGCCCCTCTTGGCTTCGCGATAGATAAGCTTGGCTACAGGAACGTGCATTATCTACTGGGCGCGGTTTCGTCCGTGTTGTTTGTACTGCTGCTTTCAATGCTTCGCAGGCTCCCGTTCGAAAAAGACGAAACCGCCGCTTCAGGTAAAGACGACGTTTTACGCGGGTTTGGCATCATGCTCGGAAGCCGGCAGCTTACGGTTATTGTTTTCGTATGGCTGATCGTGATGGTTCTACAAATGAACTTGATTGGGCTCTGGGGGGTCGAATGGCTGAGAAAAACATGCCTGTTGTCCGAGAATCTCGCAAGGGCTTGTATGTCTATGGGAGGCATCGGAGTCCTTGCCGGAGCTCTTGCGGTGGGAATCGCCGGCAATCTTTTTTCTAAATCGATCATCTTTTTAAGGGGCTTTTACATGCTGCTGATCGCAAGCCTCGCACTGTTGATTCTTAGCGTGAGCCGTTCATGCCAGTGGCAGCTTCTTGCCGGTATCACCTTTATCATCGGCATGACGCTCGGTATTATAAACGTTTTGTGCAATGTTTTCCTCTATAAGATAGTGGGGGCGGGCGTTGTAGGTACCGTAACGGGGGCGTGTAACCTCGTCCTCTTTTTAAGCGTTTTGCTGAGTCAATGGTTCTCAGGTGCATTTATTCAGAAGTGGGACGCGGCGGCATTTTTATCGGATTTTTCGTCCATATCGGCGTTTTTTGTCCTTATTGTGCTGCTTGCCTCTGCCGTGTTGTTCCTGTTCCTTTGCACGGATTACAAGGACGTTTAG
- a CDS encoding MFS transporter — MEGKNSFLSPVFVRLFLPFGLGYFLSVFLGCANAVMSPLLVSEFSLSPADLGFMSSVYLIFFGVAQFPIGVFLDRFGARLTLAPFLIFAVAGAALFGAARGFGALVLSRALVGVGLAGSLMAAFKAFAAWLPAEKLPVAYSALSLMGGLGGMFATRPVAMAFDAIGWRAVFFVLAAATLAYAAAVWFVAPKDEPGGSAEKVPLLRLLSQMFAFLGERRFLCVAAPATAGQGVFFAYLYLWIGPWMYDVAGFGEASAGACMMAAFGGAAAGFFLNGVLAEWFEDRGWLSWEQFYLLSGAFVAVFLAVIAAVNGAAAAPLWCIVMFFAAMAMISFPITRRMYSGGEVGRALSLLNFIIFLFSFLIQWLVGIALDFYPVAGGHFSPEGHRVCVLAVALFNLACCAYFALGMKLGWLRRG; from the coding sequence TTGGAGGGGAAGAACAGTTTTCTTTCGCCGGTTTTCGTGCGGCTCTTTCTGCCGTTCGGGCTGGGGTATTTTTTATCCGTTTTTCTCGGCTGCGCGAACGCGGTGATGTCGCCGCTGCTCGTTTCGGAGTTTTCGCTCTCTCCCGCGGATCTCGGCTTTATGAGTTCCGTTTATCTGATTTTTTTCGGTGTCGCGCAGTTTCCGATCGGGGTTTTTCTTGACCGTTTCGGCGCGCGGCTGACGCTCGCTCCGTTTTTGATATTTGCGGTCGCCGGCGCCGCGCTTTTCGGCGCGGCCCGCGGCTTTGGCGCGCTCGTCCTTTCACGCGCGCTCGTCGGCGTCGGCCTTGCCGGCAGCCTTATGGCGGCTTTCAAGGCTTTTGCCGCCTGGCTTCCGGCCGAAAAGCTGCCGGTCGCTTACAGCGCGCTCTCTCTTATGGGCGGGCTCGGCGGGATGTTCGCGACGCGCCCCGTCGCGATGGCTTTCGACGCGATCGGCTGGCGCGCCGTTTTCTTTGTGCTTGCCGCCGCGACGCTCGCATACGCGGCGGCGGTATGGTTCGTGGCTCCGAAGGATGAGCCTGGCGGCTCGGCGGAGAAAGTGCCTCTGCTGCGTCTGCTTTCGCAGATGTTCGCCTTTTTAGGAGAGAGGCGTTTCCTCTGCGTCGCGGCTCCGGCGACGGCGGGGCAGGGCGTCTTTTTCGCGTATCTCTATTTGTGGATCGGGCCGTGGATGTACGACGTGGCGGGCTTCGGCGAAGCGTCGGCCGGAGCCTGCATGATGGCGGCCTTCGGCGGCGCGGCCGCGGGCTTCTTCCTGAACGGCGTGCTTGCCGAGTGGTTTGAGGATAGGGGTTGGCTCTCCTGGGAGCAGTTTTATCTGCTTTCAGGTGCGTTCGTAGCCGTTTTTCTCGCCGTGATAGCCGCCGTAAACGGCGCCGCGGCCGCGCCCCTCTGGTGTATCGTGATGTTTTTCGCGGCGATGGCGATGATATCTTTCCCGATAACGCGCCGGATGTATTCTGGCGGCGAGGTCGGGCGCGCTCTGTCGCTTTTGAATTTCATCATATTCCTCTTTTCGTTCCTTATTCAGTGGCTCGTCGGGATCGCTCTTGATTTTTATCCCGTAGCCGGCGGGCATTTCTCGCCGGAAGGGCACAGGGTGTGCGTCCTTGCGGTCGCCCTCTTCAATCTTGCCTGCTGCGCTTACTTCGCCCTCGGAATGAAGCTCGGCTGGCTGCGCCGAGGCTGA
- a CDS encoding fumarate hydratase, with translation MKIYKITAEEIAEKVRDLALAANMYLPEDVKSSLAAARAAEKMPQARAVYEEIIKNAELAAEKYMPICQDCGMAVIFAEFGQDLFVEGGGASDALNEGVRRAYADGYLRKSVVSDPLFARKNSGDNTPAVIHWRIEPGHSLKITVAPKGMGSENMSRIFMLKPADGVEGVVNAAVETVRAAGSNPCPPVVIGVGIGGNFETAPLAAKEALLVPCGKRNPVGFYAEMEERILNEANRLGIGPAGIGGSVTALDAHIVARPTHIAGMPVAVNLCCHALRHASGRIEGRPCNE, from the coding sequence ATGAAGATATATAAAATCACAGCCGAGGAAATAGCCGAAAAGGTGCGCGATCTGGCCCTTGCCGCGAACATGTATCTGCCCGAGGACGTTAAGTCTTCGCTTGCCGCCGCGCGCGCCGCGGAAAAAATGCCGCAGGCGCGCGCCGTTTACGAGGAAATAATCAAAAATGCGGAGCTCGCCGCGGAAAAATATATGCCGATATGCCAGGACTGCGGGATGGCGGTCATCTTCGCGGAGTTCGGGCAGGATCTGTTCGTAGAGGGAGGCGGCGCCTCCGACGCGCTGAACGAAGGCGTCCGCAGGGCCTACGCGGACGGCTATCTGCGCAAATCCGTCGTCTCGGACCCGCTCTTCGCGCGCAAAAACAGCGGAGACAACACGCCGGCAGTGATACACTGGCGCATAGAGCCCGGACATTCTCTGAAAATCACGGTCGCGCCCAAGGGTATGGGCAGCGAGAACATGAGCCGCATATTCATGCTGAAGCCGGCGGACGGCGTGGAGGGCGTCGTGAACGCCGCTGTCGAAACGGTGCGCGCCGCGGGCTCGAACCCCTGCCCTCCGGTCGTGATAGGCGTAGGGATAGGCGGCAATTTCGAGACCGCTCCGCTCGCCGCGAAGGAAGCTCTGCTCGTCCCCTGCGGCAAGCGCAATCCCGTCGGCTTTTACGCGGAGATGGAGGAGCGCATCCTGAACGAGGCGAACAGGCTCGGAATAGGCCCGGCCGGCATAGGCGGAAGCGTGACGGCGCTCGACGCCCACATCGTAGCGCGCCCGACTCATATCGCCGGGATGCCGGTCGCCGTCAATCTCTGCTGCCACGCGCTGAGGCACGCTTCCGGGCGCATCGAGGGGAGGCCCTGCAATGAGTGA
- a CDS encoding FumA C-terminus/TtdB family hydratase beta subunit, translated as MSESKFVTLPLDDEGAKALHAGDIVRLSGKILVGRDAAHKRIADAINAGGEPPFSIDNEIIYYAGPAPTPPGAVIGPIGPTTSGRMDPYTPLLLSKGLRGMIGKGKRAPEVLAAIREHNAVYFGATGGTAVLLAACVKSAERVAYEDLGPEAVLRLEVEEMPLIVLADCHGGDLYEIGPAEARSHRTTLKNC; from the coding sequence ATGAGTGAGAGTAAATTCGTAACGCTGCCGCTCGACGATGAAGGCGCGAAGGCGCTTCACGCCGGCGATATAGTGAGGCTCTCCGGAAAGATTCTCGTCGGGCGCGACGCGGCGCACAAGAGGATAGCCGACGCGATAAACGCGGGAGGAGAGCCGCCGTTTTCGATAGACAATGAAATCATCTATTATGCGGGGCCCGCCCCGACGCCGCCCGGCGCCGTGATAGGCCCGATAGGGCCGACGACGAGCGGGCGCATGGATCCCTACACGCCGCTTCTCCTCTCCAAAGGACTGCGCGGGATGATAGGCAAGGGCAAACGCGCGCCGGAGGTGCTCGCCGCGATAAGGGAGCATAACGCGGTATACTTCGGCGCGACCGGCGGCACCGCGGTGTTGCTCGCCGCCTGCGTCAAAAGCGCGGAGCGCGTCGCATACGAAGATCTCGGTCCCGAAGCCGTGCTGCGCCTGGAGGTGGAGGAGATGCCGCTCATAGTCCTCGCCGACTGCCACGGCGGCGACCTGTACGAAATCGGCCCCGCGGAGGCGAGAAGTCATCGAACAACGTTGAAAAATTGCTGA
- a CDS encoding helix-turn-helix domain-containing protein, whose product MNKVEMIGSGIKLLRKQKNMTLADVAEATGFSISYLSKIERNQGSITIDAVAKICSAFDMDIIEFLRMDFGKDKLLVRRDERKVILNKEGIIKYELVTNGHLKKLKGLIVTLWPDNNSKNFARVAQPHTTDELAFILEGEMILVTLDKYGKTTQNLLRPGDSYYVYAGEKHALKCHGDKPCRSLWSYISPPCFSEDDPTQH is encoded by the coding sequence ATGAACAAGGTCGAAATGATAGGAAGCGGAATAAAGCTGTTGCGAAAGCAGAAAAACATGACTCTGGCAGACGTCGCCGAGGCCACCGGGTTTTCCATATCATACCTCAGCAAGATCGAACGCAATCAGGGCAGCATCACGATAGACGCGGTAGCAAAAATATGCTCTGCCTTCGACATGGACATCATCGAATTCCTCCGCATGGACTTCGGCAAAGACAAACTTCTCGTCCGCAGGGACGAGCGCAAAGTCATCCTGAATAAGGAAGGCATAATCAAGTATGAACTCGTTACAAACGGGCATTTGAAGAAATTAAAGGGACTCATAGTCACGCTATGGCCTGACAACAACAGCAAGAACTTCGCCAGGGTGGCTCAGCCGCATACGACTGACGAGCTGGCATTCATATTAGAGGGCGAAATGATTCTCGTGACGTTAGACAAGTACGGCAAAACGACCCAGAATCTGCTCAGGCCCGGCGACTCCTATTACGTATACGCGGGAGAAAAACACGCTCTCAAATGCCACGGAGACAAACCCTGCCGGAGCTTGTGGAGCTACATCTCCCCGCCATGCTTCTCCGAGGACGATCCCACTCAGCATTAA
- a CDS encoding NAD/NADP-dependent octopine/nopaline dehydrogenase family protein yields the protein MAAKSMEYLKNMPIAVLGGGAVGKTCAADMKLAGREVRLFDMMPFAESTLANVEKTGILLDGVQHNLYCFERSGRAHFDMVTSNMGQAMKGAGLIVIAAPAFAHEPFFKALIPLLEDGQVIHIFTDNYATLLLRKMMREMNCTKKVVVGGWSSAPYGTRLESIGAFVFPHVGVKYRAITLRGAALPMTDNDAFMESAAYLPCLDAVNQGDGVVAGNTVLDTGFANINPVIHVPATILGVSTMENWGKIFGDFDKTGYSMYKHALCPSICEVQYQFYEEEKAIAKAIGVGTPSYSYESFFSRRSILTQEYMGLNKEGKDNVLFPLDQPSNEGNTGPNSINHRYLTEDVPVGCKIYHDLGVQYGVPTPIIDSMIVLAGAMHKKSFFATSKYNLAYLGIDDMPKEELLDYLNNGVYKR from the coding sequence ATGGCTGCAAAGAGTATGGAGTATCTGAAGAATATGCCGATCGCGGTCCTTGGCGGCGGAGCCGTTGGCAAAACCTGCGCCGCCGATATGAAACTTGCCGGCAGGGAAGTTCGTCTGTTCGACATGATGCCGTTCGCGGAAAGCACCCTTGCCAACGTAGAGAAGACCGGCATCCTGCTTGACGGCGTTCAGCACAACCTGTACTGCTTCGAGCGTTCAGGGCGCGCGCATTTCGACATGGTTACGAGCAATATGGGGCAAGCCATGAAGGGGGCGGGGCTCATCGTCATAGCCGCGCCTGCGTTTGCGCACGAACCGTTCTTCAAGGCACTTATCCCTCTCCTTGAGGATGGGCAGGTCATCCACATATTCACCGACAACTACGCTACGCTCCTCCTCCGCAAAATGATGAGGGAGATGAACTGCACGAAGAAGGTCGTCGTTGGCGGCTGGTCGTCGGCTCCTTATGGAACGAGGCTTGAATCCATTGGCGCGTTCGTCTTCCCGCATGTAGGGGTCAAGTACCGCGCAATTACGCTCCGCGGCGCGGCTCTGCCGATGACCGACAACGACGCCTTCATGGAATCCGCGGCGTACCTGCCCTGCCTTGACGCAGTCAACCAGGGCGACGGAGTCGTAGCCGGTAATACGGTGCTTGACACAGGTTTCGCGAACATCAACCCCGTCATCCACGTTCCAGCCACAATCCTCGGCGTCTCCACGATGGAAAATTGGGGGAAGATATTCGGCGACTTCGACAAAACCGGCTATTCAATGTACAAGCATGCCCTCTGCCCGTCGATCTGCGAAGTCCAATATCAGTTCTACGAAGAAGAGAAGGCTATCGCTAAGGCGATCGGCGTAGGCACGCCGTCCTACTCCTACGAATCCTTCTTCTCGCGGCGCAGCATTTTGACTCAGGAATACATGGGGCTTAACAAGGAAGGCAAGGACAACGTGCTCTTCCCGCTCGACCAGCCCTCCAACGAAGGCAACACGGGCCCAAACAGCATCAACCACCGCTACCTCACGGAGGACGTCCCCGTCGGCTGCAAGATTTACCACGATCTTGGCGTTCAGTACGGGGTCCCGACTCCGATTATTGATTCGATGATCGTTCTTGCAGGCGCGATGCACAAGAAGAGCTTCTTCGCAACCAGCAAGTATAACCTCGCCTACCTCGGCATCGACGACATGCCGAAGGAGGAGCTGCTCGACTACCTAAACAACGGGGTCTACAAGCGCTAA
- a CDS encoding glycyl radical protein encodes MANYMDRIEALRAQYLATRVEMDVYNAKYLTEGFKEYEGQPWILRKANGFRNQCRKKDIYILDHELLVGGSGFKPRCGILCADSSCSIIDKELDTISTRKFDPFFLSEEGKKVFKEEVSEYWKNKCLLDRWRAMAPEDMETLRNNGMIFIDRKAVRGYGETTPGWQRLLKLGISGIRKEAEEALAKLDDSHVGDLEKMFFYKAEIMACEGIIELAHRHADLAEKMAAECDDPLRRAELLKIAQVCRRVPEFPAETYYEALQSILSYEYAIYMEQNASSYNLGRIDQYLYPYYKADIEAGRLTKDEAQELLDCMWIKIAELSLFQDAVTAEYAAGYCITVQVTPGGIDQYGNDAVNELSYMVIQATMDVRFKEPNMSIRYNISKNPDSFLRKAAEAIRLGLSMPAVYHDDAGIRMLLNKGVPLSEAWDWNPCGCVETNLSGRMKQYTDMADLSMGGVVEMAMNDGVSRTTGKRVSISTGDPADFKTFEDFFNAVKKHISYFVDVIVSGNQLLDYLSMNYRPVPALSLTYGDCMAKGMDYSLGGAKYNCGGGVITVGQADVVNSLAAVKYLVYDEKKISMTDLCKALAADFEGYEDVRKMCLEAPKYGNDDERADFVVGEVFTYVIDQFEKYDTKFGKMTTGMLPVSGNTPIGKWVGALPSGRKAGTPLTDGIGATGGTDVNGPTALLKSVSRIPHARYTQGTQLNMKMDPAMVAGEKGLVQMMNLLKTLCTLDIYHVQFNIVDRATLIDAQQHPDKHRDLLVRVAGYSAFFVELGKEVQDEIIGRTEISDWGGGCGC; translated from the coding sequence ATGGCTAATTATATGGACCGTATAGAGGCGCTTCGCGCACAGTATTTGGCGACACGCGTGGAGATGGATGTCTACAATGCCAAGTATCTCACCGAAGGATTTAAGGAGTATGAAGGGCAACCCTGGATACTGCGGAAGGCCAACGGCTTCCGCAATCAATGCCGCAAAAAGGACATTTACATCCTTGATCATGAGCTTCTGGTCGGAGGCTCTGGCTTCAAGCCCCGCTGCGGTATACTCTGCGCCGACAGCTCGTGCTCCATCATAGATAAGGAGCTCGACACCATCAGCACTAGAAAGTTCGATCCGTTCTTCCTCAGCGAAGAGGGGAAGAAAGTCTTTAAAGAAGAAGTCTCAGAGTACTGGAAGAACAAGTGCCTCCTCGACAGGTGGCGCGCCATGGCTCCGGAGGATATGGAGACGCTGCGCAACAATGGGATGATTTTTATCGACCGCAAGGCCGTCCGCGGTTACGGCGAAACCACGCCGGGCTGGCAGCGTCTGCTGAAGCTGGGAATCTCCGGTATTCGCAAGGAAGCTGAAGAGGCCCTTGCCAAGCTCGACGACTCGCACGTCGGAGACCTTGAGAAGATGTTCTTCTACAAAGCGGAGATAATGGCCTGCGAAGGTATTATTGAGTTGGCCCACCGTCACGCGGACCTTGCCGAGAAAATGGCCGCAGAGTGCGACGATCCTCTCCGCAGGGCCGAGCTCCTCAAGATAGCGCAGGTCTGCCGCAGAGTCCCCGAGTTCCCGGCGGAGACCTATTACGAAGCTCTCCAGAGCATACTCTCCTATGAGTACGCAATCTACATGGAGCAGAACGCTTCCTCCTACAACCTCGGCCGCATCGACCAATACCTTTATCCATACTACAAGGCGGATATCGAAGCCGGCAGGCTCACCAAGGACGAGGCTCAGGAGCTTCTCGACTGCATGTGGATCAAGATCGCGGAGCTCAGCCTGTTCCAAGACGCAGTAACCGCAGAGTACGCGGCCGGCTACTGCATAACCGTACAAGTCACGCCGGGCGGCATCGACCAATACGGCAACGACGCGGTCAATGAGCTCTCTTATATGGTCATCCAGGCTACGATGGACGTGCGCTTCAAGGAACCTAACATGTCCATCCGCTATAACATCTCGAAGAACCCGGATTCTTTCCTCCGCAAGGCCGCGGAAGCCATTCGTCTCGGACTCAGTATGCCTGCGGTCTACCATGACGACGCCGGTATCCGTATGCTCCTCAACAAGGGCGTGCCTCTGAGCGAAGCTTGGGACTGGAACCCCTGCGGCTGCGTAGAAACGAACCTCAGCGGCCGTATGAAGCAGTACACCGACATGGCCGACCTCAGCATGGGCGGGGTCGTCGAAATGGCGATGAACGACGGCGTGAGCCGCACCACGGGCAAGCGCGTTTCCATCTCTACGGGCGATCCAGCGGACTTCAAGACGTTTGAAGATTTCTTCAACGCTGTCAAGAAACACATCAGCTACTTCGTGGATGTAATCGTATCCGGCAACCAGCTCCTCGATTACCTCAGCATGAACTATCGCCCGGTCCCCGCCCTTTCACTTACCTATGGCGACTGTATGGCGAAGGGCATGGACTATAGCTTAGGCGGCGCTAAGTACAACTGCGGCGGAGGGGTTATAACCGTCGGGCAAGCTGACGTCGTCAACTCGCTCGCGGCTGTCAAGTACCTCGTATACGACGAGAAGAAGATTTCCATGACCGACCTCTGCAAAGCGCTCGCCGCCGACTTCGAAGGTTATGAGGACGTACGGAAAATGTGTCTCGAAGCTCCGAAGTACGGAAACGACGACGAACGCGCGGACTTCGTGGTAGGCGAAGTATTCACCTACGTCATAGACCAGTTTGAAAAGTACGATACAAAGTTCGGCAAGATGACCACAGGAATGCTCCCTGTTTCCGGCAATACGCCCATAGGCAAATGGGTCGGAGCTCTTCCTTCCGGACGCAAGGCCGGCACCCCGCTCACCGACGGTATAGGAGCCACAGGCGGCACGGATGTCAACGGACCGACGGCGCTTCTCAAATCTGTGAGCCGTATTCCGCATGCCCGCTATACTCAGGGCACCCAGCTCAACATGAAAATGGATCCCGCCATGGTGGCCGGAGAAAAAGGGCTCGTTCAGATGATGAACCTGCTAAAGACGCTCTGTACCCTCGACATTTATCACGTTCAGTTCAACATCGTCGACCGCGCCACGCTTATAGATGCGCAACAGCATCCCGATAAGCACAGGGACCTTCTGGTACGCGTGGCCGGCTACAGCGCCTTCTTTGTCGAACTCGGCAAAGAGGTCCAGGACGAAATAATCGGCCGTACGGAGATAAGCGACTGGGGCGGAGGCTGCGGCTGCTGA
- a CDS encoding glycyl-radical enzyme activating protein — protein MNETNEKELLGMVLRIERSSIYDGEGFRTVVFLKGCPLRCQWCSTPESQSFQIETTAESVYGKQMTVEQVMIEVRKDSAFFFHSGGGMTISGGELLAQPDFSRALLRMSWNECIDTAIETSFFSTWEIVSSILPYVNTAFVDLKIFDDEMHRKYCGGGNKQILENLLRTNEIKKSDSEPPFRLVVRTPIIPGINDRAEELEQIGRFCSELRYLDHVQLLPYHRLGTDTYRKLGRRYAFPDLESPSAERMAECRAYVQKYIPQVT, from the coding sequence ATGAACGAAACTAATGAGAAAGAGCTTCTGGGTATGGTCCTGCGCATCGAGCGCAGCTCTATTTACGACGGCGAAGGGTTTCGCACGGTAGTCTTCCTCAAGGGTTGTCCATTGCGTTGCCAATGGTGCTCTACTCCTGAAAGCCAGTCCTTCCAAATCGAAACCACGGCTGAAAGCGTCTACGGCAAACAGATGACGGTAGAACAGGTCATGATCGAGGTTCGGAAGGACAGCGCTTTCTTCTTCCATTCCGGCGGCGGAATGACGATTTCGGGCGGAGAGTTGCTCGCCCAGCCGGATTTCAGCAGAGCTTTGCTCCGCATGAGCTGGAACGAATGCATCGACACCGCGATAGAGACCTCCTTCTTCTCGACCTGGGAGATAGTAAGCTCCATTCTTCCCTATGTGAACACCGCCTTCGTTGACCTCAAAATATTTGACGACGAGATGCACAGGAAATACTGCGGCGGCGGCAACAAACAGATACTTGAAAATCTGCTCCGCACGAACGAAATTAAAAAATCCGACAGCGAGCCGCCGTTCAGGCTCGTGGTCCGCACCCCGATAATCCCGGGAATCAACGATAGGGCGGAAGAGCTCGAACAGATAGGGCGCTTCTGTTCAGAGCTCAGGTACCTTGATCATGTTCAGCTTCTTCCGTACCACAGGCTCGGCACGGACACCTACAGAAAACTCGGCAGACGCTACGCTTTCCCGGATCTTGAATCCCCGTCCGCCGAACGCATGGCGGAATGCCGGGCGTACGTACAAAAATATATCCCGCAAGTTACTTAG
- a CDS encoding sugar phosphate isomerase/epimerase family protein has protein sequence MKYSERPIKLGMHTYTLHLSGLGESWGFAGAYAFEKYIDLMQLMDLSVEWGLDGLHVTNVDLESLAPSRLMEVKAAAEAHDLYLEYNVSFNAPSDPRVNSTVRDALLNGKAIGAELVKFSLDIERPHPVYGSCMHPVVMRQLAARYDEFKANLSLMDELGLQIAIENHCDTYADEVIWLIKQLNHPKVGACLDTINSFVVMEGPEACVEKMAPYATCCHFCDNKIVVDPDGTHSIGVAIGQGDIDCVRVMNLLREKAPLDRITFEVEYEIGRDSLEVAREKEIQACKDSIAYLRNVLKLGVRGR, from the coding sequence ATGAAATACTCAGAACGTCCCATCAAGCTTGGAATGCACACCTACACTCTCCATCTAAGCGGCCTGGGCGAGAGCTGGGGTTTTGCGGGCGCCTATGCGTTCGAGAAATACATAGACCTCATGCAGCTCATGGACCTTTCTGTCGAATGGGGGCTCGATGGACTGCACGTCACGAACGTCGACCTTGAATCGCTCGCCCCATCACGCCTAATGGAGGTCAAAGCCGCGGCGGAGGCTCACGACCTCTACCTCGAATACAACGTCTCCTTCAACGCTCCCAGCGACCCGCGCGTAAATTCCACAGTCAGGGATGCGCTGCTCAACGGAAAGGCCATCGGAGCGGAACTCGTAAAGTTCAGCCTTGACATCGAGCGCCCCCACCCGGTCTACGGAAGCTGTATGCACCCGGTAGTGATGCGCCAGCTTGCGGCCCGTTACGACGAGTTCAAGGCCAACCTGTCGCTCATGGACGAACTCGGACTCCAGATCGCGATAGAGAACCACTGCGACACCTACGCCGACGAAGTCATCTGGCTCATCAAACAACTCAACCATCCGAAAGTCGGAGCCTGCCTCGACACAATCAATTCGTTCGTAGTGATGGAAGGGCCGGAGGCCTGCGTGGAAAAGATGGCTCCGTACGCGACCTGCTGCCACTTCTGCGATAACAAAATAGTAGTCGACCCGGACGGTACTCACTCTATCGGAGTTGCCATCGGACAGGGCGACATCGACTGCGTGAGGGTCATGAACCTGCTTAGGGAGAAAGCCCCTCTTGACCGCATCACGTTCGAAGTCGAATACGAAATAGGCCGTGATTCGCTCGAGGTGGCGCGGGAGAAGGAGATTCAGGCCTGTAAGGACAGTATCGCGTACCTCCGCAACGTACTCAAACTCGGAGTTCGCGGAAGATAA